The following DNA comes from Candidatus Syntrophosphaera sp..
GCGGCGGGATTGTCCATCCTGGGCAACATGATCCCCATACCCCTGATCCTGCTGTTCATTGAATGGTTTTTGGCGCTGATCAGCAGATTCCGCTGGGGCGCGCGGTTCTCGAACTGGATCTGCAACCGCGCCCGCAACAGGGGAAAAGTGGTAGAGCGCTATGCAGAATACGGCCTGGCGGTCTTTGTGGGCATACCTCTGCCCGTAACCGGCGCCTGGACAGGTTCGCTGGCAGCCAAGCTCTTTGGATTGCCCTTCTGGAAATCCCTGCTCTGGATCTTCGCCGGAG
Coding sequences within:
- a CDS encoding small multi-drug export protein, producing the protein MPIRTRFLILVMILLLSGSMLSAESFGQRTAAALKDRGISPWLVVVLISMVPIIELRGAIPVAMAVFGMPWYEAAGLSILGNMIPIPLILLFIEWFLALISRFRWGARFSNWICNRARNRGKVVERYAEYGLAVFVGIPLPVTGAWTGSLAAKLFGLPFWKSLLWIFAGVLLAATVVTTITVLGISLF